CTAAATCTGATTTATCATTCTGTGCCATGATATGGCTTGGATTTTCTTCAAAAGAAATTGCACAATGTACCTCCATGGAACATAGATCTGTACAGACAAAAAAATATAGATTACGTAAAAAACTATTCCTTGAGAATGAAACAGATTTGTATTATTTTATCAGGTCAATATCACAATTTTAAACTAATGTGTAATATTATGTGCAATAATGGAAACGCAAATATGAATAATACTTTAAGAAAATAAACAGGTTGGGTCGTAATTTAAAATTACGACCCGACCTGTTTATTTAAAAAAGACGAATTTTTAAGAACTTTAGTGTTTGAATTCGCTTTTGCTCACATTATTTCCAGTGAATTTGTTTCATGATTTTTATCTTAGTCGTTTCACAGACATCTGTGTAACAGGACCGGATCCTGTAGTTCCAGAGCTATGGGATCTTATTACTGTATCAGAAGTATTTGCGGCTCTGAATGAATATGTTTTAGAAGTTGACATAGGAATCGATGTGATTAAGGTATAAGTTTGTAGTTGATTTGTTGGTACTGAATAAAAGTCATTAACCCTGGCCACCCAATTGCCGGTTTGGTTATCCCAAATACCAATGGTTGGATTACTACCATTATTTGTATATAACTGCACATTCATTGTAATCAGGTAAACACCATCAGCAGATACGCTAAATGAATTGGTTGTAGATGAACCTGTATATTTACTCTCATTATCTATAATCACATTGGTTAAATTTCCTATAGCTGTTGCTGGGCCAGTACCAGATATTGTAAAATCACCTGTCATTTGCGCAGATATCTCCTGAGCTACCAAAAACTGACCGTTTACAGCAATTACTGTTCCTGTAGCATTCGGAACCCCTGCTAAAGTCTGCCATGAGGGTGCTGTACCAGGACCATTGGATTTAAGTACCTGTCCTGCGGTTCCTGCCGATCCTTCAGTAGTTGCAGTACCCCCCAGGTTAAGTTCATTGCCAAGCTGTAGTGATCCATTAACATGTAACATCTTTTGCGGGGTTGTTGTTCCTATCCCGACCTGAGATTTTACAAGAGTACAGGTAATGAGGATACCCGCGAGTAATAATTCTTTTTTCATAATTGTTTTTTATATAATGATAAATAATTAATTGTATAATGAAATTAGTCGAGCTAATACTAAGATCACGAGGTGGGCAATGAGTTTCATTTTTCTAACTCAAGAACAAATTTATGGCTATTAATCAATGTAAAAGCTTGTTTTGTATACATCAAATCTACATCTTGAATACATCAAACTTTATTATCTGGTAGAAATTTTTATTCCTAACGCTCTTTCTATAATGATTGACAGATTTAATATTTTTTTTAAAATATTTTTAAAAAGCTTGTTAATGGTATTTTTGAAGCAAATGATTTAATAAACAGGTATTTATATACGGAAAATAATGATTCTGATTTTGATCAATTAATATGGCTTGCCATTTTTGTAAGTTTATGCTAAATTTTTGAGTAAAAATGTGGAGGAAAATTTGGATTTAGGGAAAATGTGTCTATCTTTGCAGTCCCTTAAATAAAGGGATTTGCTGAAAAAAGTAAGAGGCCGACTCGGTAGCTCAGCTGGTAGAGCAATACACTTTTAATGTATGGGTCCTGGGTTCGAATCCCAGCCGGGTCACTTGATATGGACAAATCATTTTTTATAATGGTTTGTCCATTTTTTTGTTCATAACTTATTGATTTTTCTCCATGAAAATACAAGTCCAAGGATGTTTTTGGGTTAATGATTTAAAAGAAAAGCATTTAATTGACCTACTACATTTTCCCAAAGCCTGTCTTTCATATTTTTTTTGAAAAAACCAAAGTGGTCAATTTTCTTCAATCCTAATTCTGAAGGAACTAACTTCGTGAAAGTAATTTCTTCTTTACTATCAATATGCTCCCAATAAGATTCTGTATTTTTCTGACTTGATATGGTGTCATCTATCGTCCAATATAAATGAATAGGGAATGTATAATTCCTGAAATGCCCAACCGGAACTGTTTTGCCATAAAACTTAGCATCGAAGAAGTAATTTTTCTTTTCCAACCAGCTGCGCCATTCATACACTACATTTTTAGGCAGGTTTTCCATTAATCCAAAGGTTTTGGCTTTTACATATCCTGTCATTAAAATGCTTATAGGGGCAAAAAGGTAAAAATAAAAATAAGCTTTCATTCTGTAAGACAGTGGCATATTCATATAATAGCCGGCTGATACGGCGAAATTGATCATTCCTTTTACATGATCCAGATTTTTCATAAATCCGATTTGCTGTCCGCCAGCACTATGCCCAACAATGATAAACGGAAGTTCAGGAAATCTTTCGTTGAGAAAATCCTTGATAGCAGGCATATCTCTTACTCCATAGTCTGAAAATTTAAATTCACAGGTCTTTAAATTTCCGGAAAAAGAATCTCCGCTTCCTCTGTAATCCCAAAGACAGCACAGGAAATCATTTTCAGCAAGATAGGTAAGAAATGACAGGTAAAATTCTTTCTTTGTTCCGGTACCACCGTTAAACTGAATTACAGCTTTTGGCTGATCCGGAATAAGGAGAATTCCTTTAAGCGGTATTCCGTCTTCGCATATCGTTTCAAAGCTTTCCGTTTTCATGTTGTATTTAACTTAAAAATCATGGGCTGTCATTAAGATTTTTTACAATGATCTCGTCTTAATGCACAATTACATTTCTTTTTTCAGGTTAAATTTAGCAAATGCAGGAATTCATTTATAATATTTAACTATGCAATACGTACTAGGTTTCCAAACGAAGTTTTTGAATGGTTGTAAATTTTTATTCAGACCTGATATTTCATGGTGATGTTGCTGATATTTTCAGTTGTGGGAGATTTTATTTCCAGAAATCCTGCTTTTTTATATAGTTTATAAGCTTTGTCATTTCCCGGAGTAACTTCTAAAAGAATTTCAA
This region of Chryseobacterium culicis genomic DNA includes:
- a CDS encoding alpha/beta fold hydrolase, with translation MKTESFETICEDGIPLKGILLIPDQPKAVIQFNGGTGTKKEFYLSFLTYLAENDFLCCLWDYRGSGDSFSGNLKTCEFKFSDYGVRDMPAIKDFLNERFPELPFIIVGHSAGGQQIGFMKNLDHVKGMINFAVSAGYYMNMPLSYRMKAYFYFYLFAPISILMTGYVKAKTFGLMENLPKNVVYEWRSWLEKKNYFFDAKFYGKTVPVGHFRNYTFPIHLYWTIDDTISSQKNTESYWEHIDSKEEITFTKLVPSELGLKKIDHFGFFKKNMKDRLWENVVGQLNAFLLNH